The following are from one region of the Aequoribacter fuscus genome:
- a CDS encoding metal-dependent hydrolase has translation MDPVTQGALGAAVALTKARPEQLAGAAVLGALGGMAPDLDVLIRSSADPLLFLEYHRQFTHSLLFIPLGALLCTLVLHGLIGKRFGFRFSLSYVFCFLGYATHGLLDACTTYGTLLFWPLSYERVAWNILSIIDPLVTLPLLAAIVWTVRTRSSAAVLLAVAWFGTYVTFGMVQRDRAEEVAWRLAESRGHTPHRLEAKPSFANLLVFKTVYEADEVFFVDAVHVGWKSKVYVGESVAKLNVSRDLPWLESNSQQAHDVERFRWFSNDYLALDQSDPNRVIDMRYSLLPNDINALWSIQLEPPASAERHVMYQMHRGDSRAALPTLWAMMTGADID, from the coding sequence ATGGATCCTGTCACACAAGGCGCTTTGGGGGCGGCAGTTGCGCTTACGAAAGCGCGCCCAGAACAGCTTGCTGGCGCGGCTGTGCTGGGTGCCTTAGGCGGCATGGCGCCGGATTTGGACGTATTGATTCGATCGAGCGCCGATCCCTTACTGTTCTTAGAGTACCATCGGCAGTTTACCCACTCGCTGTTGTTTATTCCCTTGGGGGCACTATTGTGCACTTTGGTCTTGCACGGTCTCATCGGCAAGCGTTTTGGGTTCCGCTTTTCACTGTCTTATGTGTTTTGTTTTTTGGGTTACGCAACGCACGGTCTACTTGATGCCTGCACAACATATGGCACCTTGCTTTTTTGGCCGCTCAGTTACGAACGCGTGGCATGGAATATACTGTCGATTATTGACCCTTTAGTGACCTTGCCTTTGCTCGCGGCAATTGTTTGGACGGTTCGGACTAGATCCTCGGCAGCGGTATTGTTGGCCGTGGCATGGTTTGGAACGTATGTGACGTTCGGAATGGTGCAGCGAGACCGAGCTGAAGAGGTTGCGTGGCGTTTGGCGGAGAGTCGAGGTCACACGCCGCATAGATTAGAGGCGAAGCCGAGCTTCGCCAATCTGTTGGTGTTTAAAACGGTATATGAGGCCGATGAGGTCTTCTTCGTTGATGCGGTGCATGTGGGGTGGAAGTCAAAAGTGTATGTCGGAGAATCTGTGGCTAAGTTGAATGTGAGCAGGGATCTTCCTTGGTTGGAATCAAACAGTCAGCAGGCACATGATGTCGAACGTTTTCGATGGTTCAGTAACGACTATCTGGCTCTAGATCAGAGCGATCCTAATCGCGTAATCGATATGCGCTATTCGTTGTTACCCAACGATATTAACGCGTTATGGAGTATACAGTTGGAGCCACCAGCGTCTGCAGAGAGGCATGTGATGTATCAAATGCACCGAGGCGATTCGAGAGCCGCATTGCCCACTCTGTGGGCAATGATGACCGGCGCGGATATCGATTAA
- a CDS encoding pyridoxal-phosphate-dependent aminotransferase family protein, protein MTGAFHPPLRTLMGPGPSDVPPQVLEALGRPTIGHLDPQFVTLMDDIKRLLQYVFQTDNALTLPISAPGSAGMEAAFVNLIEPGDKVIVCQNGVFGGRMKENVERCGASAIMVEDTWGTEVSLDKVEQAFFENNNIKALAFVHAETSTGVRSDAKALAAIAHKHDALVIMDTVTGLAGIPVEVDTWGIDCAYSGTQKCLSCTPGIAPITFSQRAQDVIANRSTKVQSWFLDMQLIMGYWGANTKRAYHHTAPVNAMYALHESLRLVEAEGLAAAHARHALHHKALVAGLEAMGLSMAVAADVRLPQLNAVNIPEGVDDGGVRAALLEQFDLEIGAGLGALAGKTWRIGLMGFSAKAVNVRKCLLALETVLSAQGANIAAGQALAAAEAVYQA, encoded by the coding sequence ATGACTGGCGCTTTCCACCCCCCTTTACGCACTTTAATGGGCCCAGGCCCTTCCGACGTGCCACCACAGGTCCTTGAGGCTTTGGGGCGTCCGACGATTGGCCACCTAGATCCCCAATTCGTCACCTTAATGGACGACATAAAACGTTTATTGCAGTACGTTTTTCAAACGGACAACGCACTGACATTACCCATCTCAGCGCCGGGCTCGGCGGGCATGGAAGCGGCCTTTGTCAACTTAATTGAGCCGGGCGACAAAGTCATTGTGTGTCAGAACGGTGTATTTGGCGGGCGCATGAAAGAGAACGTCGAGCGCTGTGGTGCTAGCGCAATCATGGTAGAAGATACCTGGGGCACCGAGGTCTCCTTGGATAAGGTGGAACAAGCGTTCTTTGAAAACAACAACATCAAGGCACTGGCTTTTGTGCATGCAGAGACCTCTACAGGGGTTCGCAGTGATGCCAAGGCGCTAGCGGCAATCGCTCACAAGCACGACGCCTTAGTCATCATGGATACGGTCACGGGGCTCGCTGGAATCCCCGTAGAGGTAGACACCTGGGGCATTGACTGCGCCTATTCGGGCACGCAGAAGTGTCTGTCTTGCACGCCAGGCATTGCACCCATCACCTTCAGTCAACGAGCACAAGACGTCATTGCCAACCGCAGCACCAAGGTACAAAGCTGGTTTTTAGACATGCAGCTCATCATGGGCTACTGGGGTGCGAACACAAAGCGTGCCTATCACCACACCGCGCCAGTGAATGCCATGTATGCGTTACACGAGTCACTACGCCTAGTCGAGGCCGAAGGTCTTGCTGCGGCGCATGCGCGTCATGCACTGCACCACAAAGCCCTTGTGGCAGGATTAGAAGCCATGGGGCTTAGCATGGCCGTTGCAGCCGACGTTCGCCTGCCCCAGCTCAATGCGGTCAACATACCCGAGGGCGTCGATGACGGTGGTGTGCGAGCAGCGCTGCTAGAGCAATTTGATCTAGAAATCGGAGCGGGACTTGGCGCGCTTGCAGGCAAAACGTGGCGTATCGGCCTTATGGGCTTTAGCGCTAAAGCCGTCAACGTGCGCAAATGTTTGTTGGCACTCGAAACCGTGCTCAGTGCACAAGGTGCCAACATCGCAGCGGGCCAAGCGCTGGCCGCTGCAGAAGCCGTTTATCAGGCTTAA